In Humulus lupulus chromosome 6, drHumLupu1.1, whole genome shotgun sequence, a single genomic region encodes these proteins:
- the LOC133783939 gene encoding metacaspase-3-like isoform X1: protein MAGRRERCIRCGCGTQLLVPIEAQNFKCPICQSITQLRPHNNNYGSNPTIQGGGGQDYSLHNAAAKFRNAVNNMINVNTAFGGYALPGAGGYGYYPHQMPVAPRPSLVASSSFGRRRAVLCGVSYIGQKHFCKGSVNDVSYMKYFLVEKMRFPSDCLLILTEHETDPQRIPTRRNMVRALRWLVEGSEAGDSLVFFYSGHGSRERDKDHDEADGVDETLCPTDYETAGKIVDDEINATIVRPLPYGATLHAIIDACYSGTVLDLPFVCRMNSREGFYKWEDQRNPSIFKGTSGGHAVSISACDDHQTSADTDALTGGNALAGAMTYSFILAVQSEPGLTYGRLMSAMRSTIREAQTGIRLKGPIAALVNKILCTQLSQVPQLSSSEEFDIYTKRFMI from the exons ATGGCTGGTAGAAGAGAAAGATGTATTCGATGTGGATGTGGGACACAACTTCTGGTTCCAATCGAAGCACAGAACTTTAAGTGCCCTATCTGCCAATCCATCACACAACTTCGACCCCATAACAACAACTATGGTAGTAACCCTACGATTCAAGGTGGTGGTGGCCAGGACTACTCGCTCCACAACGCCGCAGCTAAATTTAGAAATGCCGTCAACAACATGATAAACGTCAACACGGCTTTCGGAGGCTATGCCCTGCCCGGCGCTGGAGGATATGGTTATTATCCTCATCAGATGCCGGTGGCTCCAAGGCCGAGTCTGGTGGCTTCTTCCTCGTTTGGAAGGAGGCGGGCTGTGCTTTGTGGTGTCAGCTATATTGGACAAAAGCATTTTTGCAAAGGGAGCGTTAACGATGTTAGCTACATGAAGTATTTTCTTGTTGAAAAGATGAGGTTTCCTTCTGACTGCTTACTCATTCTCACAG AACATGAAACGGACCCTCAAAGGATCCCAACAAGAAGAAATATGGTACGGGCGCTGAGGTGGCTGGTGGAGGGCAGCGAGGCGGGAGACTCGTTGGTGTTCTTCTACTCCGGCCATGGCTCGAGGGAGCGAGACAAGGACCACGACGAGGCCGACGGAGTTGACGAAACCTTGTGCCCCACAGATTACGAAACCGCCGGAAAGATTGTCGACGATGAGATTAACGCCACCATCGTCAGACCACTGCCTTATGGTGCAACTCTCCATGCCATTATAGATGCTTGTTATAGTGGAACAGTTCTTGATCTTCCCTTTGTTTGCAGGATGAAcag CAGAGAAGGATTCTACAAGTGGGAAGATCAAAGGAACCCATCAATTTTCAAAGGAACAAGTGGAGGTCATGCTGTGTCTATTAGTGCTTGTGATGATCATCAAACCTCGGCGGACACTGAT GCTTTAACCGGAGGAAATGCATTAGCAGGAGCGATGACTTACAGCTTCATTCTGGCAGTGCAGAGCGAACCAGGATTGACCTATGGACGGCTGATGAGTGCAATGCGCAGCACCATTCGCGAAGCCCAAACTGGGATACGCCTCAAGGGTCCCATTGCTGCACTCGT
- the LOC133783939 gene encoding metacaspase-3-like isoform X2 produces MAGRRERCIRCGCGTQLLVPIEAQNFKCPICQSITQLRPHNNNYGSNPTIQGGGGQDYSLHNAAAKFRNAVNNMINVNTAFGGYALPGAGGYGYYPHQMPVAPRPSLVASSSFGRRRAVLCGVSYIGQKHFCKGSVNDVSYMKYFLVEKMRFPSDCLLILTEHETDPQRIPTRRNMVRALRWLVEGSEAGDSLVFFYSGHGSRERDKDHDEADGVDETLCPTDYETAGKIVDDEINATIVRPLPYGATLHAIIDACYSGTVLDLPFVCRMNREGFYKWEDQRNPSIFKGTSGGHAVSISACDDHQTSADTDALTGGNALAGAMTYSFILAVQSEPGLTYGRLMSAMRSTIREAQTGIRLKGPIAALVNKILCTQLSQVPQLSSSEEFDIYTKRFMI; encoded by the exons ATGGCTGGTAGAAGAGAAAGATGTATTCGATGTGGATGTGGGACACAACTTCTGGTTCCAATCGAAGCACAGAACTTTAAGTGCCCTATCTGCCAATCCATCACACAACTTCGACCCCATAACAACAACTATGGTAGTAACCCTACGATTCAAGGTGGTGGTGGCCAGGACTACTCGCTCCACAACGCCGCAGCTAAATTTAGAAATGCCGTCAACAACATGATAAACGTCAACACGGCTTTCGGAGGCTATGCCCTGCCCGGCGCTGGAGGATATGGTTATTATCCTCATCAGATGCCGGTGGCTCCAAGGCCGAGTCTGGTGGCTTCTTCCTCGTTTGGAAGGAGGCGGGCTGTGCTTTGTGGTGTCAGCTATATTGGACAAAAGCATTTTTGCAAAGGGAGCGTTAACGATGTTAGCTACATGAAGTATTTTCTTGTTGAAAAGATGAGGTTTCCTTCTGACTGCTTACTCATTCTCACAG AACATGAAACGGACCCTCAAAGGATCCCAACAAGAAGAAATATGGTACGGGCGCTGAGGTGGCTGGTGGAGGGCAGCGAGGCGGGAGACTCGTTGGTGTTCTTCTACTCCGGCCATGGCTCGAGGGAGCGAGACAAGGACCACGACGAGGCCGACGGAGTTGACGAAACCTTGTGCCCCACAGATTACGAAACCGCCGGAAAGATTGTCGACGATGAGATTAACGCCACCATCGTCAGACCACTGCCTTATGGTGCAACTCTCCATGCCATTATAGATGCTTGTTATAGTGGAACAGTTCTTGATCTTCCCTTTGTTTGCAGGATGAAcag AGAAGGATTCTACAAGTGGGAAGATCAAAGGAACCCATCAATTTTCAAAGGAACAAGTGGAGGTCATGCTGTGTCTATTAGTGCTTGTGATGATCATCAAACCTCGGCGGACACTGAT GCTTTAACCGGAGGAAATGCATTAGCAGGAGCGATGACTTACAGCTTCATTCTGGCAGTGCAGAGCGAACCAGGATTGACCTATGGACGGCTGATGAGTGCAATGCGCAGCACCATTCGCGAAGCCCAAACTGGGATACGCCTCAAGGGTCCCATTGCTGCACTCGT